From Demequina lutea, a single genomic window includes:
- a CDS encoding NADPH-dependent F420 reductase has product MSVLGILGAGRVGMALARLARNADLEVLIAGSGDPASLADGIAAESPGAVAVTAEEAARSAYIVILAIPLGKYRTLPATALAGKLVIDAMNYWWELDGVRPEFSDPQTSTSETLQKFLVDSRLAKTFNHASVWELENLARPAGHPERRALAVAADQQEDMAQASHLVDAMGFDPVPAGPLANGVMLEPGAEAFGADASAAEMRTMLNRFWTSQRGLVVARNRDMPPAGC; this is encoded by the coding sequence ATGAGCGTTCTCGGCATACTCGGCGCAGGGCGCGTGGGAATGGCCCTGGCGCGTCTGGCTCGCAACGCCGACCTAGAGGTGCTGATCGCGGGTTCCGGGGATCCGGCGTCCCTCGCGGATGGCATCGCAGCGGAGTCCCCCGGCGCAGTGGCCGTCACCGCCGAGGAGGCCGCCCGTAGCGCCTACATCGTCATCCTGGCGATCCCCTTGGGCAAGTACCGGACGCTCCCCGCCACTGCCCTCGCGGGAAAGCTCGTGATTGATGCCATGAATTACTGGTGGGAACTCGACGGCGTCCGGCCCGAGTTTTCGGACCCACAAACATCCACATCGGAGACTTTGCAGAAATTTCTTGTGGATTCGCGCTTGGCGAAAACATTTAATCACGCGAGCGTGTGGGAGCTCGAGAATTTGGCTCGCCCGGCGGGCCACCCTGAGCGCCGCGCTCTGGCAGTCGCCGCCGACCAACAGGAGGACATGGCCCAAGCATCGCACCTGGTAGATGCCATGGGCTTCGACCCGGTGCCCGCCGGCCCGCTCGCGAACGGCGTGATGCTCGAACCCGGCGCGGAGGCCTTCGGAGCCGATGCATCGGCCGCGGAAATGAGGACAATGCTGAACCGGTTCTGGACCTCTCAGAGGGGCCTTGTGGTGGCAAGAAACCGTGACATGCCACCCGCAGGGTGCTAA
- a CDS encoding serine/threonine dehydratase has translation MNDILVPTPAQIEAAAVAIKPHVRRTPIIEIGGHNLGLDATLVFKLEYLQVTGAFKARGAVHYVATQEIAPTGIVAASGGNHGAAVAYAAQRFGHEAHIFVPTTANPSKVERLIQLGAHVHRVGATYPEAREASYAYLSEHAATTIEAFDDPVVMAGAATVAREFEADGVGEDGRPLDAMLVAVGGGGLAGGAAAWCQDRIRIIGCETVGTSSYAASLEAGEPTSVPISGVAADHLGAQIGRYPWAALSAHHVESAVVTDEEVLDAQSRLWRLLRVVVEPGVAAPFAALLTGRWVPEPGARIGVVLCGANVVNPTLAPAEVLA, from the coding sequence GTGAATGACATTCTGGTTCCCACTCCCGCCCAGATCGAGGCCGCCGCCGTGGCGATCAAGCCGCACGTGAGGCGCACGCCCATCATCGAGATCGGCGGTCACAACCTGGGCCTCGACGCGACGCTCGTGTTCAAGCTCGAATACCTCCAGGTCACGGGGGCGTTCAAGGCGCGCGGAGCGGTGCACTACGTCGCGACCCAAGAGATTGCCCCCACGGGCATCGTTGCCGCATCGGGCGGAAACCACGGCGCGGCCGTCGCTTATGCGGCGCAGCGCTTTGGCCACGAGGCCCACATCTTTGTGCCCACCACCGCCAACCCCTCCAAGGTCGAGCGACTCATCCAACTCGGCGCACACGTGCACCGCGTGGGGGCCACCTATCCCGAGGCTCGTGAGGCCTCATACGCATACCTTTCCGAGCACGCCGCGACCACGATCGAAGCCTTCGACGACCCGGTGGTCATGGCGGGCGCGGCCACCGTGGCGCGGGAGTTCGAGGCCGACGGCGTGGGCGAGGATGGACGGCCGCTCGACGCGATGCTCGTCGCGGTGGGCGGCGGCGGCCTCGCGGGAGGAGCTGCCGCGTGGTGCCAGGACAGGATCCGCATCATCGGCTGCGAGACCGTCGGCACGTCGTCCTACGCCGCGTCGCTCGAGGCAGGCGAGCCCACCTCCGTGCCCATCTCCGGAGTCGCCGCCGACCACTTGGGCGCCCAGATCGGCCGCTACCCGTGGGCGGCACTGTCCGCGCACCACGTGGAGTCGGCCGTCGTGACGGACGAGGAGGTTCTCGATGCCCAATCCCGCTTGTGGCGCCTGTTGCGGGTCGTGGTCGAGCCGGGGGTTGCCGCCCCCTTCGCCGCACTCCTCACGGGAAGGTGGGTGCCGGAACCCGGTGCCCGCATCGGCGTCGTCCTGTGTGGTGCGAACGTCGTCAACCCCACGCTCGCGCCTGCCGAGGTGCTCGCCTAG
- the pgi gene encoding glucose-6-phosphate isomerase encodes MNAPIDPTSTAAWAELEAHKSAFAPDLRGWFAADAGRVERMSLTLGDLHVDLSKNLVTDEILSSLVRLAEQTGVAERYAAMLAGEHINTTEDRAVLHTALRRPAGTSPALVVDGQDIDADVQAVLGKITAFADRVRSGDWKGVTGKKVTHIVNIGIGGSDLGPVMVYEALKPYATAGITARFVSNIDPTDMAQKTADLDPETTLFIVASKTFTTLETLTNARLARDWLWDSLAAAGTISGDDASRADAVAHHFIAVSTALDKVAAFGIDTANAFGFWDWVGGRYSVDSAIGTSLAIALGPDVFRELLAGFHTVDRHVAETPLAENVPVLMGLLNVWYVNFLGSQSHAVLPYAQQLHRFAAYLQQLTMESNGKSVRWDGTPVTTETGEIFWGEPGTNGQHAFYQLIHQGTRLIPADFIAVANPAYPLKDGEQDVHNLFLANFLAQTKALAFGKTAAEVEAEGTTGALVAARTFAGNRPTTSIFAPALTPAVLGQLIALYEHITFTQGVIWGINSFDQWGVELGKQLALQIAPAVEGDDAALAAQDASTQALIAYYKANRK; translated from the coding sequence GTGAATGCACCTATCGATCCCACCTCCACGGCCGCCTGGGCCGAGCTTGAGGCCCACAAGTCCGCCTTCGCTCCCGACCTGCGTGGCTGGTTCGCCGCCGACGCCGGCCGCGTGGAGCGCATGAGCCTGACCTTGGGCGACCTCCACGTCGACCTGTCGAAGAACCTCGTGACCGACGAGATCCTGTCGTCCCTCGTACGCCTGGCAGAGCAGACGGGTGTGGCCGAGCGCTACGCCGCGATGCTCGCGGGCGAACACATCAACACGACCGAGGACCGCGCCGTGCTGCACACCGCACTGCGCCGCCCCGCGGGCACCTCCCCCGCCTTGGTCGTCGACGGCCAGGACATTGACGCCGACGTGCAGGCCGTGCTTGGCAAGATCACCGCCTTCGCCGACCGCGTCCGCTCCGGCGACTGGAAGGGCGTCACCGGCAAGAAGGTGACGCACATCGTCAACATCGGCATCGGCGGCTCGGACCTGGGCCCCGTGATGGTCTACGAGGCGCTCAAGCCGTACGCGACCGCGGGCATCACCGCGCGCTTCGTGTCCAACATCGACCCCACCGACATGGCGCAGAAGACCGCGGACCTCGACCCCGAGACCACGCTATTCATCGTCGCGTCCAAGACCTTCACCACGCTCGAGACCCTCACCAACGCTCGCCTCGCCCGCGACTGGTTGTGGGACTCGCTGGCGGCCGCGGGCACCATTTCCGGCGACGACGCTTCCAGGGCCGACGCCGTGGCGCACCACTTCATCGCCGTCTCCACCGCGCTCGACAAGGTTGCGGCCTTCGGCATCGACACGGCCAACGCGTTTGGCTTCTGGGACTGGGTGGGCGGTCGCTACTCGGTCGACTCGGCCATCGGCACGTCGCTCGCGATCGCGCTGGGCCCGGACGTCTTCCGCGAGCTCCTCGCGGGCTTCCACACCGTTGACCGCCACGTCGCGGAGACACCGCTCGCCGAGAACGTGCCCGTCCTCATGGGACTGCTCAACGTCTGGTATGTCAACTTCCTTGGCTCGCAGTCGCACGCCGTACTCCCGTACGCGCAGCAGCTGCACCGCTTTGCTGCCTATTTGCAGCAGCTCACGATGGAGTCAAACGGCAAGTCGGTGCGCTGGGACGGCACTCCCGTCACCACCGAGACGGGCGAAATCTTCTGGGGCGAGCCTGGAACCAACGGCCAGCACGCGTTCTACCAGCTCATTCACCAGGGCACACGCCTCATCCCCGCCGACTTCATCGCGGTGGCCAACCCGGCGTACCCGCTCAAGGATGGCGAGCAGGACGTGCACAACCTATTCCTCGCCAACTTCCTGGCGCAGACCAAGGCCCTCGCGTTCGGTAAGACCGCCGCCGAGGTCGAGGCCGAGGGCACCACGGGCGCCCTGGTCGCGGCCCGCACTTTCGCGGGCAACCGTCCGACGACGTCGATCTTCGCCCCAGCCCTGACCCCGGCCGTGCTCGGTCAGCTGATCGCACTGTACGAACACATCACGTTCACGCAGGGCGTCATCTGGGGCATCAACTCGTTCGACCAGTGGGGCGTGGAGCTCGGCAAGCAGCTGGCCCTGCAGATCGCTCCCGCCGTCGAGGGCGACGACGCCGCACTCGCCGCGCAGGACGCCTCGACCCAGGCGCTCATCGCGTACTACAAGGCGAACCGCAAGTAG
- a CDS encoding DEAD/DEAH box helicase, which yields MTPTTAPLLDLLPDTAAGASPDPDALYEAFSGWAADQGLALYPHQDEALIEIVSGAHVILATPTGSGKSLVATGAHFAALAAHRAGTGGRTYYTAPLKALVSEKFFALIELFGTANVGLMTGDSAVNADAPIICCTAEILANLALRDGAATDASLVVMDEFHFYADPQRGWAWQVPLLELPNAQFVLMSATLGDTDWLVEDLQRRGTRAIAQVTTAERPVPLTFEYVVEPLPEVIERLVQTGHAPVYVVHFTQKDAVERAQALLSTKVASKEERVRIADALGDTRFGTGFGKTLSKFLRAGIGVHHAGMLPKYRRIVEVLTQQGLLKVVCGTDTLGVGINVPIRTVLFTSLVKYDGERMRHLSAREFHQIAGRAGRAGFDTEGDVIVMAPEHVIANRKNLANAGDDAKKRKKIVRKSAPAGAVNWTDATFERLRDAPPEALVSRFAVTHAMVLNVLSRGIANPWLDREAQDPVLAMRDLLAAVHDTPAQKSAHVRQALRIARSLRIAGVVERIRVPDATHPRGERPSLRLTVDVPRGFALNQPLSPFALAAMDLLNVEAPDHALDVVSVIESTLSDPRQILMAQQYQARGEAVAAMKSDGIEYEERLALLDEVTWPRPLADLLEPAFLAYRRTNPWLLDAELSPKSVVRDMLEKAMTFGELVSVYGLERTEGVVLRYLAEAYRALRQTVPEEHRTEEVLAITTWLGELVRATDSSLLDEWERLMNPDAVLSDEADPAAGAPPAPLRPMSGNPTMLRRLVRNLMFRRVELAARENYPALGALDGSAGLNGAGGDGARWDGNAWREALDPLFEAQGDHAIGIGPDARSAALVTFVEPGGDHAGGGARAALAAAPDGALTDGALPEGTWLVRQVLDDPAGDHDWAIVAAVDLDASDEAGAPVLTVLHVGPQ from the coding sequence ATGACTCCCACCACCGCGCCCCTGCTGGACCTCCTGCCCGACACCGCTGCCGGCGCCAGCCCCGATCCTGACGCCCTCTACGAGGCGTTTTCCGGCTGGGCTGCGGACCAGGGCCTGGCGCTGTACCCACATCAGGACGAGGCTCTCATCGAGATCGTCTCCGGCGCGCACGTGATCCTCGCGACGCCCACGGGCTCCGGGAAGTCACTCGTGGCGACGGGCGCGCACTTCGCCGCCCTGGCGGCGCATCGGGCGGGCACGGGCGGCCGTACGTATTACACGGCGCCGCTCAAGGCGCTCGTGAGCGAGAAGTTCTTTGCGCTGATCGAGCTGTTCGGCACGGCAAATGTGGGCCTCATGACGGGCGACTCGGCTGTAAACGCCGATGCCCCGATCATCTGCTGCACCGCGGAGATCCTGGCGAACCTGGCGCTGCGCGATGGCGCCGCGACCGACGCCTCGCTCGTGGTGATGGACGAGTTCCACTTCTATGCGGATCCGCAGCGCGGGTGGGCGTGGCAGGTGCCGCTGCTTGAGCTGCCGAACGCACAGTTCGTGCTCATGTCGGCCACGCTTGGCGATACCGATTGGTTGGTGGAGGATCTCCAGCGTCGCGGCACCCGCGCCATCGCCCAGGTCACTACTGCCGAGCGGCCCGTGCCGCTGACCTTCGAGTACGTCGTCGAGCCGCTGCCCGAGGTGATCGAGCGGCTGGTCCAGACCGGGCACGCCCCCGTGTACGTCGTGCACTTCACCCAGAAGGACGCCGTGGAGCGAGCGCAGGCGCTGCTCAGCACCAAGGTCGCATCCAAGGAGGAGCGGGTGCGCATCGCCGATGCTCTTGGCGACACCCGCTTTGGCACCGGCTTTGGCAAGACGCTCAGCAAGTTTTTGCGCGCAGGCATCGGCGTCCATCACGCAGGAATGCTGCCCAAGTACCGGCGCATCGTGGAGGTCCTCACCCAGCAGGGGCTCCTCAAGGTGGTGTGTGGCACGGACACGCTGGGCGTTGGCATCAACGTCCCGATCCGCACAGTGCTGTTCACGTCTCTCGTCAAGTACGACGGCGAGCGCATGCGTCACCTCAGCGCGCGCGAGTTCCACCAGATCGCGGGCCGCGCGGGGCGGGCGGGCTTTGACACCGAGGGCGACGTGATTGTCATGGCGCCCGAGCACGTCATCGCGAATCGCAAGAATCTCGCCAACGCGGGCGACGATGCGAAGAAGCGCAAGAAGATCGTGCGCAAGAGCGCTCCCGCGGGCGCAGTGAACTGGACCGATGCGACGTTCGAGCGCTTGCGGGACGCGCCCCCCGAGGCGCTCGTCAGTCGCTTCGCGGTGACCCACGCGATGGTGCTCAACGTCCTGTCGCGCGGCATCGCGAACCCGTGGCTGGACCGCGAGGCTCAGGACCCCGTGCTCGCGATGCGCGACCTACTCGCGGCCGTGCACGACACCCCCGCCCAGAAATCCGCGCACGTGCGCCAGGCGCTCAGGATCGCGAGGTCGCTGCGCATCGCCGGCGTCGTCGAGCGCATCAGGGTGCCCGATGCGACCCACCCCCGCGGCGAGCGCCCCTCATTGCGCCTCACGGTCGATGTGCCGCGTGGCTTCGCGCTCAACCAGCCCCTATCCCCGTTCGCGCTGGCCGCGATGGATCTGCTGAACGTCGAGGCGCCCGACCACGCGCTCGACGTGGTCTCCGTGATCGAGTCGACCCTGTCGGACCCGCGCCAGATCCTCATGGCCCAGCAGTATCAGGCGCGAGGCGAGGCCGTGGCCGCGATGAAGTCCGACGGGATCGAGTACGAAGAGCGCCTGGCCCTGCTCGACGAGGTCACGTGGCCGCGGCCGCTGGCCGACCTCCTCGAGCCGGCCTTCCTCGCCTACCGCCGCACCAACCCGTGGCTCCTGGACGCCGAGCTGTCCCCCAAGTCAGTGGTCCGCGACATGCTCGAGAAGGCCATGACGTTTGGCGAACTCGTCTCGGTCTACGGCCTGGAGCGCACCGAGGGCGTGGTGCTGCGCTATCTCGCCGAGGCCTACCGCGCGCTGCGGCAGACCGTCCCTGAGGAGCACCGCACGGAGGAGGTCCTGGCGATCACCACCTGGCTTGGCGAGCTCGTGCGCGCGACCGACTCGTCGCTGCTGGACGAGTGGGAGCGCCTCATGAACCCCGACGCCGTGCTGAGCGACGAGGCGGATCCCGCCGCCGGCGCCCCACCCGCCCCTCTCCGCCCGATGTCGGGCAACCCGACCATGCTGCGCCGACTGGTGCGCAATCTCATGTTCCGCCGCGTGGAGCTCGCCGCACGCGAGAACTACCCCGCCCTTGGCGCGCTCGACGGGTCGGCGGGTTTGAACGGCGCCGGAGGGGACGGCGCGCGGTGGGATGGCAACGCGTGGCGCGAGGCCCTCGATCCCCTGTTCGAGGCGCAAGGCGACCACGCCATCGGCATCGGCCCCGATGCGCGCTCGGCCGCGCTCGTGACGTTCGTGGAGCCGGGCGGCGACCATGCGGGGGGCGGCGCGCGTGCGGCCCTCGCGGCCGCTCCTGATGGGGCGCTGACCGACGGCGCGCTGCCGGAGGGTACGTGGCTGGTGCGACAGGTGCTCGACGACCCAGCGGGCGACCACGACTGGGCGATCGTCGCCGCGGTGGACCTCGACGCCTCCGACGAGGCGGGCGCCCCAGTGCTCACGGTCCTGCACGTGGGCCCTCAGTAG